A DNA window from Paenibacillus sp. HWE-109 contains the following coding sequences:
- a CDS encoding extracellular solute-binding protein produces the protein MQKRKTKKFAVLSLSMLFAGMTVLTACSSDKKEQAGQSAAPASSNAPAKAGNLKIEIWDRGNPPDGVTITNSFLTNFVKENFGKPNNINVEFVPVPRSEEVPKLNVLMASNTDVPDIVVTYDKGTFSKYATQGGLTELSDLLKQYGPNVSKLLGPEILNVGKYQGKQYAIPAKRAEIGKYASFIRQDWLDKLSLQTPKTTDELYNVLKAFKEKDPGQTGGKVIPLGMSMAPAQYEPIIWSFIGNMSDQERFEKTQIREIPMLDPGFKEAIRFMNKLYNEGLMSPDFALDSKKETLTKAISNGNIGFFSEDTINIFYNEGTYDALKKNVPSALLTPVDAYTNKDGKHAKPLDAPNGMYIMVPKSSKNAVEAVKYLDWMATGDNLLTMLKGVKGQNYNLDANGIPAVIENMDAKAKNNTFSGGDMGILANGLVLDTQEKTDAAFIKNFPERYQSDVNKVLKIAATDGIKQIISPRPIEAENKYGTTLIAKEEELIVKATMAKPDKFDSVFDSMMSGYMSSGGQAIADERKAAWKEMQTK, from the coding sequence GCTCCAGCAAGCAGCAATGCTCCAGCCAAAGCTGGCAACTTGAAAATCGAGATCTGGGATCGCGGCAATCCGCCGGACGGTGTCACGATTACGAACTCGTTCCTAACCAACTTTGTTAAAGAAAATTTCGGCAAGCCGAACAATATTAATGTTGAGTTTGTTCCGGTGCCGCGAAGTGAAGAAGTACCCAAGCTGAATGTTTTGATGGCTAGCAACACGGATGTTCCTGATATCGTGGTCACATACGATAAAGGTACTTTCAGTAAATATGCGACTCAAGGCGGTTTGACAGAGCTTTCAGATTTGTTGAAGCAATACGGTCCGAATGTCAGCAAACTCCTTGGACCTGAAATTTTGAATGTTGGCAAATACCAAGGGAAGCAGTATGCGATTCCGGCGAAGCGAGCGGAAATAGGCAAATATGCGTCTTTCATTCGTCAAGACTGGTTGGATAAATTGAGTCTCCAGACTCCCAAAACGACCGATGAACTTTATAACGTATTAAAAGCGTTTAAAGAAAAAGATCCGGGGCAAACAGGCGGCAAAGTGATTCCTCTTGGCATGAGTATGGCCCCTGCCCAGTACGAGCCTATTATCTGGTCCTTTATCGGTAATATGAGCGATCAAGAGCGCTTCGAGAAAACGCAAATTCGTGAAATTCCTATGCTGGATCCGGGCTTCAAGGAAGCCATCCGGTTTATGAACAAGCTGTACAACGAAGGCTTGATGAGCCCGGACTTCGCTTTGGATAGTAAAAAGGAAACATTGACTAAAGCTATTTCCAACGGCAATATTGGTTTCTTCAGTGAGGATACCATCAACATTTTCTACAACGAAGGGACTTATGATGCTCTGAAGAAGAACGTCCCTTCTGCGTTACTGACTCCAGTGGATGCCTACACCAATAAAGATGGTAAACACGCTAAGCCGCTCGATGCTCCGAACGGTATGTACATTATGGTTCCGAAGTCGAGTAAAAATGCCGTCGAAGCCGTTAAATATCTGGATTGGATGGCGACGGGCGACAATCTGTTAACCATGCTTAAAGGGGTTAAGGGCCAGAACTACAATCTGGATGCTAATGGAATTCCGGCAGTGATCGAAAACATGGATGCTAAAGCTAAAAACAACACGTTCAGCGGCGGCGATATGGGTATTCTCGCTAACGGTCTTGTTCTTGATACACAAGAGAAAACGGACGCAGCTTTTATTAAGAACTTCCCAGAAAGATATCAAAGCGATGTTAATAAAGTGCTTAAAATCGCTGCAACGGACGGGATTAAACAGATTATCTCTCCACGTCCGATTGAAGCTGAAAACAAATACGGAACTACATTGATTGCGAAAGAGGAAGAGTTGATCGTAAAAGCAACGATGGCTAAGCCAGATAAATTCGACTCCGTATTTGACTCGATGATGAGTGGCTACATGTCCAGCGGCGGTCAAGCTATTGCTGACGAACGCAAAGCAGCATGGAAGGAAATGCAAACAAAGTAA
- a CDS encoding ABC transporter permease, translating into MNVYLRRYWQLYALVALPIVYFFIFKYGPMYGVQIAFKDFNFFKGINGSDWIGFEAFREVFKNPDFVKALRNTFMLNFLDLLVSFPAPIILAIILFEIKVVWFKKLSQTILYIPHFISWVIIGGIVYQVFGNDSGMINNIITGMGYPSIPFLSDKNYWLITYLLTGVWQSAGWGTILYLAALAGINKELFEAAEVDGAGRMKRIWHITLPGIQTTVATLLILNLGNMVSIGFDRPYIIGNLIVRDYSEVLSTFVYRVGLESGQYTLATVVGLFQAVVGLIFLIGANFASKKLTGDGII; encoded by the coding sequence ATGAACGTATACCTTCGACGATACTGGCAGCTGTATGCATTAGTTGCATTGCCGATTGTTTACTTTTTCATCTTTAAATATGGGCCGATGTATGGCGTGCAAATTGCATTTAAGGATTTCAATTTTTTCAAAGGGATCAACGGAAGTGATTGGATAGGTTTCGAGGCATTTCGGGAAGTATTCAAAAATCCTGATTTTGTTAAGGCACTGCGTAATACGTTTATGCTGAATTTTCTTGATCTTCTGGTATCTTTTCCGGCACCGATTATTTTGGCTATTATCCTGTTTGAAATAAAGGTCGTATGGTTTAAGAAGCTTTCCCAAACGATTTTATATATTCCCCATTTTATATCCTGGGTCATTATTGGCGGTATCGTTTACCAAGTTTTCGGCAATGACTCCGGCATGATTAACAACATAATCACCGGTATGGGCTATCCATCCATCCCGTTTCTATCGGATAAAAATTACTGGCTGATCACCTATTTATTAACGGGAGTATGGCAAAGCGCGGGGTGGGGAACGATCCTATATCTGGCAGCCCTAGCGGGAATCAACAAGGAATTATTTGAAGCAGCAGAGGTTGACGGAGCGGGAAGGATGAAGCGCATCTGGCATATCACACTTCCGGGAATCCAAACAACCGTGGCAACGCTGCTGATTCTTAATCTAGGCAATATGGTATCCATCGGCTTTGACAGACCGTATATTATTGGAAATCTGATCGTCCGTGATTATTCGGAAGTTTTAAGTACATTCGTGTATCGAGTCGGACTTGAATCTGGACAATATACACTGGCGACCGTGGTCGGATTATTCCAGGCTGTCGTAGGGTTGATTTTCTTGATTGGAGCTAACTTCGCTTCCAAAAAGTTGACTGGTGACGGCATTATTTAA
- a CDS encoding carbohydrate ABC transporter permease: MNDRAVNRVYDTVFIACVAVSVMLCLIPFIHIIAVSLSGTIPITSGKVSLWPLEANLEAYKKVFTNMAMIRSLGFTIFMTALSTVLCMIMTIAAAYPLSKKELKGRQIFMVIIIFTMFFSGGMIPEYMLMRSLNLLNTVWSLVLPGLVSAFNLIILISFFNSIPKALEESAEIDGCSYFGMLWRITLRLSMPALATLSLFYAVGRWNGFQDALMYITKPELYPLQLKLYQMIQNSQVNDLMRLEGSQVQAVVPESLKAATVIFSTVPILIVYPWLQRYFVSGVMLGAVKE, translated from the coding sequence ATGAATGATCGGGCAGTAAACCGGGTATATGATACAGTTTTTATTGCATGTGTGGCAGTTAGCGTAATGCTCTGTCTTATTCCTTTTATCCATATTATTGCGGTATCTTTGAGCGGAACAATACCTATTACATCCGGTAAAGTTTCCTTATGGCCGCTTGAAGCGAACTTGGAAGCGTACAAGAAAGTGTTTACGAATATGGCGATGATTCGTTCCTTGGGCTTTACGATCTTCATGACGGCGCTAAGTACGGTATTGTGTATGATCATGACGATCGCCGCCGCGTACCCATTATCGAAGAAAGAGCTTAAGGGTCGACAAATCTTTATGGTGATCATCATTTTTACCATGTTTTTTAGCGGAGGCATGATACCGGAATATATGTTAATGCGGAGCCTGAATCTGCTGAACACCGTATGGTCTTTAGTGCTGCCCGGCTTAGTCAGTGCATTTAATCTAATCATTCTCATTTCTTTCTTTAATAGCATCCCTAAGGCATTGGAAGAATCTGCGGAAATAGACGGATGCAGCTACTTCGGCATGCTGTGGCGGATTACTTTGCGCTTGTCCATGCCGGCGCTGGCCACACTAAGTCTTTTTTACGCGGTGGGAAGATGGAACGGATTTCAAGATGCATTAATGTATATTACAAAGCCGGAGCTCTATCCGCTTCAATTGAAGCTCTATCAGATGATACAGAACAGTCAGGTCAACGACCTGATGAGACTGGAAGGAAGTCAAGTACAGGCTGTTGTGCCTGAGAGTCTAAAAGCCGCTACTGTTATATTCTCTACAGTTCCGATTCTCATCGTTTACCCTTGGCTGCAGCGCTATTTTGTTTCCGGAGTTATGCTGGGCGCGGTTAAAGAATAA
- a CDS encoding glycoside hydrolase family 88/105 protein → MTVYFQEQESAHYRFGDNDAEILKVLAQRYIGANPQAGFVYRTFHQSGVLQNKDGLYEIDLSQRFPNAKPGQWAYGAGVVWSDEERNLDIIIRCLGPVRFFFNGSLTYRSNVIDEMTPDASVKLNVTFAKGWNSLFVKMKHTPAGFGCLIGSDEAKVRILNVLAPFKERQGKAGWVFSAPVDKDVVPDETALPDLLSYEQNSGLSWFPECQWNEEERELPSLERMYGRQPGRFAFAWTRFRQHFAGSLLVNMVITSSGPITVWINGKETVKENKAGHCAFELSLSSGVYDLLVKSVCGEGAWGFTLTASIGGAPIDLYAPHQVHGSGDAAWLYVGPFQAEAEPELSDLQRTDRLYATTREVMEKAEYAYWRLDLPHAWIRPYYENSMLSNKWTVGTMTNYARWDYPLGVTIYGLLQTGRFLHRPDMIRYATEHVQACTDMFEYSLWDAQQYGFPAINQQLVMMKMLDNCGSFGSAMLEAYRECGDKGFLPVASRIADFMLNKLERREDGAFYRTCPGEYSADTIWADDLYMSTPFLRRYAEISGDARALDEAAKQFLRFRNYLFMPEQRIMSHVYDFKFRRATGIPWGRGNGWVLFSLTEVLEVLPETHEDRPALLAFFNELCEGYLALQSESGLWHQVLNASETYLEASCTAMFAYAFARGVRFSWLREPNRYAEAAFLAWNGLSRIAIDRQGNVHGVCSGSRYAFHPEYYNEDLRTVTNDNHGIGIMMLAGTEVAKLKGYLS, encoded by the coding sequence ATGACGGTTTATTTTCAAGAACAAGAAAGCGCTCATTACCGCTTTGGCGACAATGACGCCGAAATCCTGAAGGTTCTGGCGCAGCGGTACATCGGGGCCAATCCCCAGGCTGGGTTTGTCTACCGTACCTTTCATCAATCAGGCGTGCTGCAAAATAAGGATGGTCTGTATGAGATCGACCTAAGCCAGCGGTTTCCAAACGCCAAGCCAGGGCAATGGGCCTATGGTGCAGGCGTTGTTTGGAGCGATGAGGAGCGGAATCTGGATATCATCATCCGCTGCCTGGGTCCGGTCCGCTTCTTTTTTAACGGCAGTCTAACCTATCGTTCCAATGTTATAGACGAGATGACTCCGGACGCAAGCGTGAAGCTAAATGTCACCTTTGCAAAAGGATGGAACAGCTTGTTCGTCAAAATGAAGCATACACCAGCCGGCTTTGGCTGTTTGATCGGATCGGACGAAGCCAAGGTCCGCATACTGAACGTACTGGCTCCGTTTAAGGAAAGACAGGGAAAGGCGGGATGGGTGTTCTCCGCTCCTGTGGACAAGGATGTTGTGCCGGATGAAACCGCGCTGCCTGACCTGCTTTCTTATGAACAGAATAGCGGACTAAGCTGGTTTCCCGAGTGCCAGTGGAACGAGGAAGAACGTGAGCTTCCATCTTTGGAAAGAATGTATGGCCGCCAGCCGGGTCGGTTTGCTTTTGCTTGGACCCGTTTTCGTCAGCATTTTGCCGGAAGCCTTCTTGTGAATATGGTTATCACCTCTTCGGGGCCTATTACGGTATGGATTAACGGAAAAGAGACGGTGAAAGAAAATAAGGCCGGCCATTGTGCATTTGAGCTTTCGTTATCTAGCGGTGTATACGACTTGCTTGTGAAAAGTGTTTGCGGTGAAGGCGCTTGGGGATTTACGTTAACGGCCTCCATAGGCGGTGCTCCCATTGATCTATATGCTCCCCATCAAGTGCATGGATCAGGAGATGCGGCCTGGCTGTATGTCGGACCGTTCCAAGCGGAGGCGGAACCCGAGCTAAGCGATTTGCAGCGAACTGACCGTTTGTATGCGACAACAAGAGAAGTTATGGAAAAGGCAGAATACGCCTATTGGCGGCTGGACCTTCCTCATGCTTGGATTCGTCCTTATTATGAGAACTCTATGCTGAGCAACAAATGGACTGTAGGCACAATGACCAATTATGCCCGTTGGGATTATCCACTCGGTGTTACGATTTACGGGCTGCTTCAAACAGGACGTTTTCTCCATAGACCGGATATGATTCGTTATGCCACAGAACACGTTCAAGCCTGTACGGATATGTTCGAGTATTCCCTCTGGGACGCTCAGCAGTATGGCTTTCCCGCTATCAACCAGCAGCTGGTTATGATGAAAATGCTCGACAACTGCGGTTCCTTCGGCTCAGCTATGCTCGAAGCCTACCGGGAATGCGGCGATAAGGGCTTTTTACCTGTGGCCTCCCGGATCGCGGACTTTATGTTGAACAAGCTGGAACGTCGTGAGGACGGAGCGTTTTACCGAACATGCCCGGGAGAATATTCAGCGGATACCATATGGGCCGATGATTTATACATGAGTACGCCGTTCTTGCGCCGTTACGCTGAAATATCGGGTGATGCCCGTGCGCTGGATGAAGCGGCAAAGCAGTTTTTACGATTTAGAAATTATTTATTCATGCCGGAGCAGCGGATTATGTCCCATGTTTATGATTTTAAGTTTAGGCGTGCAACAGGCATACCATGGGGCCGCGGAAACGGCTGGGTGTTGTTCTCCTTGACGGAGGTTTTGGAGGTTTTGCCGGAGACGCACGAAGACCGACCGGCGCTGCTCGCATTCTTTAATGAGCTGTGTGAAGGTTATTTAGCCCTGCAATCGGAAAGTGGTCTATGGCATCAGGTGCTGAATGCTTCCGAGACCTATTTGGAAGCGTCCTGCACTGCGATGTTTGCCTATGCTTTTGCTCGGGGCGTCCGTTTTTCTTGGCTTCGCGAACCCAATCGTTATGCGGAGGCCGCCTTTTTAGCATGGAACGGTCTAAGCCGAATCGCCATAGACCGCCAAGGCAACGTACATGGTGTCTGCAGTGGCTCTAGATATGCATTTCACCCTGAATACTACAATGAGGATCTTCGTACGGTAACCAATGATAATCATGGAATTGGCATCATGATGCTGGCCGGAACGGAAGTCGCGAAATTGAAGGGTTACTTGTCTTAA
- a CDS encoding class I fructose-bisphosphate aldolase, with the protein MSVQPRLNRMFSEQGKCFDVAIDHGFFNEAQFLTGIENMKEAVETIVHAGPNCIQLSIGQAKHLQAIPGSHKPGLVLRTDVANIYGHVLPAFLFSELIDEAIEQAVRMDAVAVCVNLLQLPNQPQLHYQCVKNVSHLKTACEKFGMPLMVEPLVMLANEEKGGYMVDGDINKIMPLVRQAVELGADVIKADPCEHVEEYHRVIGIASGVPVLVRGGGRASDEEIMSRTVELMKQGASGIVYGRNVIQHPNPAGMTKALMSIVHHGASEDQALALLRK; encoded by the coding sequence ATGTCCGTTCAACCAAGATTAAATCGGATGTTTAGTGAGCAGGGGAAATGCTTTGATGTAGCTATCGATCATGGCTTCTTTAATGAGGCTCAGTTTCTAACCGGAATCGAAAATATGAAGGAAGCCGTTGAAACCATCGTTCATGCGGGTCCGAACTGTATCCAACTTAGCATTGGTCAAGCCAAGCATTTGCAAGCCATCCCAGGCAGTCATAAACCAGGACTTGTGCTTCGTACAGATGTTGCCAATATTTATGGGCATGTGCTTCCTGCGTTTCTTTTCAGCGAACTGATTGACGAAGCGATTGAGCAAGCGGTCCGGATGGATGCTGTAGCTGTATGTGTGAACCTGTTGCAATTGCCGAATCAGCCCCAGCTTCATTATCAATGTGTGAAAAATGTATCACATCTTAAAACAGCATGTGAAAAATTCGGCATGCCGCTGATGGTGGAGCCTCTAGTTATGCTCGCAAACGAGGAAAAAGGCGGCTATATGGTCGATGGCGATATTAACAAAATTATGCCGCTTGTTAGGCAAGCTGTTGAACTTGGGGCAGATGTCATTAAAGCAGACCCATGTGAGCATGTAGAAGAGTATCATCGTGTCATTGGGATTGCTTCTGGCGTTCCTGTCCTTGTCCGCGGCGGAGGCCGAGCAAGCGATGAAGAAATCATGAGCCGCACGGTGGAGTTGATGAAGCAGGGCGCATCGGGTATTGTGTACGGCCGCAATGTCATTCAGCATCCGAATCCTGCTGGCATGACCAAAGCTTTAATGTCCATTGTTCATCACGGGGCTTCGGAAGATCAGGCGCTTGCGTTACTGCGTAAATAA
- a CDS encoding Gfo/Idh/MocA family protein yields MTRTIIRFGVIGCGLMGKEFASSAARWCHLTEIDSEPRIIAVCDANPAATQWFKDSLSSVEATYTDYREMLANPDIDAIYCAVPHNLHAQIYIDIIEAGKHLLGEKPFGIDQAANKLIMEAISRNPHVIVRCSSEFPFFPGVQQMVQWVEENKFGKIIEVEAGFWHSSDLDPTKPINWKRRIATNGEYGCMGDLGMHVLHLPLRFGWKPKSVRSLLSQIVPERPDGKGEIVPCETWDNAILACEVDTGGQQFPMVLSTKRIAPGHANTWFIRIMGTEFSAEFTTKNPKQVSSLPYSPGGVQSWHQTDAPYKSAYGTITGAIFEFGFSDSILQMWAAFCDELAHPKEMVQPFYCATPEEAAASHQVFTAALESNRTGQTIALHWEE; encoded by the coding sequence TTGACTAGGACAATTATTCGGTTTGGCGTTATCGGCTGCGGTTTGATGGGCAAAGAATTTGCAAGTAGCGCCGCAAGATGGTGCCATCTTACCGAGATCGATAGTGAACCCCGTATTATAGCGGTTTGTGATGCAAATCCTGCAGCGACACAGTGGTTCAAGGATAGCTTATCGAGTGTGGAAGCTACCTATACGGATTATAGGGAGATGCTTGCGAACCCCGATATTGACGCGATTTACTGTGCGGTTCCCCACAACCTGCATGCTCAAATCTACATTGATATCATTGAAGCAGGGAAACATTTGCTTGGTGAAAAGCCATTCGGTATCGATCAGGCAGCCAATAAGTTGATTATGGAAGCTATCTCACGAAATCCGCATGTCATCGTCCGCTGCTCATCGGAATTTCCATTTTTCCCAGGTGTTCAACAAATGGTTCAGTGGGTAGAAGAGAATAAATTCGGGAAGATCATCGAGGTTGAGGCTGGATTCTGGCATTCAAGTGACTTAGATCCGACGAAACCAATTAATTGGAAAAGGCGTATCGCTACGAATGGCGAATATGGTTGTATGGGCGATCTTGGGATGCACGTTCTTCATTTGCCTCTGCGTTTTGGTTGGAAACCGAAATCCGTAAGATCTTTGCTGTCCCAAATTGTACCAGAACGTCCGGATGGCAAAGGGGAGATAGTTCCTTGCGAAACGTGGGATAATGCCATATTGGCGTGTGAGGTAGATACGGGAGGGCAACAATTTCCGATGGTCTTATCGACGAAGCGTATTGCCCCAGGACATGCCAATACGTGGTTCATCCGGATTATGGGTACGGAATTCTCTGCGGAATTTACAACCAAGAATCCAAAGCAAGTGAGTTCATTACCTTACAGTCCAGGCGGGGTACAGTCTTGGCATCAAACAGATGCTCCTTATAAGTCGGCGTACGGCACCATTACAGGAGCTATCTTTGAGTTCGGCTTCTCGGACTCGATCTTACAAATGTGGGCTGCATTCTGTGATGAATTAGCACACCCTAAAGAGATGGTGCAGCCTTTTTATTGCGCAACACCAGAAGAAGCGGCAGCCAGTCATCAGGTGTTTACAGCCGCGTTAGAATCCAATCGAACCGGTCAAACCATAGCGCTACATTGGGAGGAATAA
- a CDS encoding carbohydrate kinase family protein: protein MSGKAEVIVAGHICLDIIPTMDEKQSSLATLLSPGKLVNIGPAVISTGGAVSNTGIALYRLGSKVKLMGKIGADPFGEAILTLLRQQDPSLVEGMIVSPEATSSYSIVISPPNMDRMFLHSTGANDTYAASDLKQEQLQGAKLFHFGYPPLMKNMFENEGAELVSLLKKVKASGLTVSLDMAKPDPESAAGRRNWREILTQALPYVDVFLPSFEELVYMLDRERYYLMEKTAPDGDLLSYADGVLLAQLSAELIQMGVAIVVIKLGEHGLYVRTTSDEKRFARLGLSSPQQNQFDDWLNCEYISSCYEVDVVGTTGAGDCTIAGFLFGLTRGFTLKESLQSAVGVGACNVEQADATSGIPKWTAIQDRMNKRWKKRATKLKLVNWHLHDDQIWIGPYHKSSKESVRSE, encoded by the coding sequence GTGAGCGGCAAAGCGGAAGTCATCGTGGCAGGGCATATTTGCTTGGATATTATTCCAACGATGGATGAGAAACAATCGAGCTTGGCAACCCTGCTATCACCTGGGAAGCTTGTGAATATCGGACCAGCCGTTATTTCAACAGGAGGTGCAGTTTCGAATACCGGAATTGCGCTTTACCGTCTGGGAAGCAAGGTGAAATTAATGGGGAAGATAGGAGCGGACCCCTTCGGTGAAGCCATACTTACCCTGCTCAGGCAGCAGGATCCTTCCTTAGTCGAGGGGATGATTGTATCGCCTGAGGCTACTAGTTCCTATTCCATCGTCATTAGTCCACCGAATATGGATCGGATGTTTCTGCACTCGACGGGTGCGAATGATACGTATGCGGCTTCTGATTTGAAACAGGAACAATTGCAAGGAGCAAAGCTGTTTCATTTTGGTTATCCACCTCTCATGAAGAACATGTTCGAGAATGAGGGGGCAGAGCTTGTATCCTTATTGAAGAAAGTCAAAGCGAGTGGCTTGACGGTTTCTCTTGATATGGCCAAACCAGACCCAGAATCAGCTGCTGGAAGGAGGAATTGGCGAGAAATTCTGACGCAAGCTCTTCCTTATGTCGATGTTTTTTTACCAAGCTTCGAAGAACTTGTTTATATGCTCGACCGAGAGCGTTACTACCTCATGGAAAAAACGGCTCCAGATGGCGACCTGTTGTCTTATGCTGATGGAGTATTATTAGCTCAACTATCCGCTGAACTCATCCAAATGGGGGTGGCGATTGTAGTCATTAAACTCGGGGAGCATGGGTTATATGTACGAACAACCTCAGATGAGAAGAGATTTGCACGGCTAGGGCTAAGTTCACCCCAGCAGAATCAATTCGATGATTGGCTAAATTGCGAATATATTTCCTCATGTTATGAAGTGGATGTGGTAGGTACAACAGGGGCAGGAGACTGCACAATTGCAGGTTTCCTATTTGGTCTGACAAGGGGGTTCACATTAAAGGAGTCATTGCAGAGTGCTGTTGGCGTGGGTGCTTGCAATGTGGAACAGGCGGATGCGACCAGCGGCATACCTAAGTGGACAGCGATCCAAGACCGAATGAACAAAAGATGGAAGAAAAGGGCGACGAAGTTGAAGCTGGTCAATTGGCATTTGCATGATGATCAGATCTGGATAGGACCTTATCATAAGTCTTCGAAAGAGAGCGTGAGGAGCGAATGA
- a CDS encoding D-lyxose/D-mannose family sugar isomerase translates to MKRSEIKQAQQRAEHMLTSSGIQLSQEEIARIEVADFGLGQLEVQGLELVTYINTDRYCAKDLVLFPRQTCPEHLHPRIANEPGKMETFRCRAGIVYLYVEGVPAPEIAAILPLGSEDSYTVMNEIVLHPGEQYTIEPGIKHWFQAGDDGAIISEFSSTSRDELDIFTDLRIQRMPIIHEDA, encoded by the coding sequence ATGAAGCGAAGTGAGATCAAGCAAGCTCAGCAGCGGGCTGAACATATGTTGACATCATCAGGCATTCAATTATCTCAGGAAGAGATTGCACGCATTGAAGTTGCAGACTTTGGACTGGGACAGCTTGAGGTACAAGGGCTGGAGCTCGTTACTTATATCAATACAGATCGTTATTGTGCAAAAGATTTAGTTCTTTTTCCACGACAAACTTGTCCCGAGCATCTTCATCCTAGAATCGCAAACGAACCTGGTAAAATGGAAACTTTTCGCTGTCGTGCAGGGATCGTCTATTTATATGTGGAGGGGGTGCCTGCACCAGAGATAGCCGCCATTTTACCTTTAGGAAGTGAGGATTCCTATACCGTCATGAATGAAATCGTCCTGCATCCGGGCGAGCAATATACCATTGAACCTGGGATTAAACATTGGTTTCAAGCTGGCGATGATGGGGCCATCATTTCCGAATTTTCAAGCACGAGTCGGGATGAGCTCGATATTTTTACAGATCTGCGCATTCAACGAATGCCGATTATTCATGAAGATGCGTAG
- a CDS encoding aldose 1-epimerase family protein: MNLYGKAWSRREIEARVGKMEQIAGIKRLVAIEGKEAGVEYIQVRTGAGLSYNVIPSKGLDISLAEYHGVPISWQSPNGDAHPSYYEAGGNQWLRTASGGLLMTCGLMQVGASCEDQDERLGLHGRYHHTPAEQVCARSAWQEDEMDLCISGTINETSILGGRLQLAREIHSRVGDNTIIIKDEVRNMGFESCPHMILYHFNFGFPLLMEETRIQFYSDQVSARDQDTSIHAYGEWQAPDAAYQERVYYHESANKPWVQISNPCFPLNGGTGMVQASLQWSSQTLPNLVQWKMPGAGTHVLGIEPANCHVGGRKEERERGTLVYLEPGETVKYEIRLNLS; encoded by the coding sequence ATGAATTTATATGGAAAAGCATGGTCGCGTCGTGAAATAGAAGCGCGAGTCGGCAAGATGGAGCAGATCGCTGGCATTAAACGCTTAGTTGCTATAGAAGGTAAAGAAGCAGGTGTGGAGTATATTCAGGTGCGTACAGGTGCAGGCTTAAGTTATAACGTGATCCCATCCAAAGGTTTAGATATCTCCTTGGCGGAATATCATGGTGTGCCTATTAGCTGGCAATCACCGAATGGAGATGCCCATCCTTCTTACTATGAGGCGGGCGGGAATCAATGGCTTCGAACGGCATCTGGCGGGCTGCTTATGACATGTGGACTCATGCAAGTGGGGGCTAGCTGCGAGGATCAGGATGAGCGTCTTGGACTTCATGGACGGTATCATCATACACCAGCAGAACAAGTATGTGCGCGAAGCGCTTGGCAGGAAGATGAGATGGATTTGTGTATTTCAGGCACCATTAACGAAACCTCTATTCTCGGTGGAAGACTTCAATTAGCTAGAGAAATCCACAGTCGTGTTGGTGACAATACAATAATTATTAAAGACGAAGTTCGTAACATGGGTTTCGAGTCCTGCCCGCATATGATTTTGTACCATTTTAACTTTGGATTCCCGCTGCTGATGGAAGAGACACGCATTCAATTCTATAGTGATCAAGTGAGTGCGCGTGATCAAGATACTTCTATCCATGCCTACGGGGAGTGGCAGGCTCCTGATGCTGCTTATCAAGAACGTGTTTATTATCATGAGTCTGCCAATAAGCCATGGGTACAAATTAGTAATCCTTGTTTTCCTTTAAATGGGGGAACAGGGATGGTTCAAGCCTCTCTTCAATGGTCTTCACAAACACTGCCTAACCTCGTCCAATGGAAAATGCCTGGTGCTGGGACGCATGTGCTTGGTATCGAGCCTGCCAATTGTCATGTAGGAGGTCGTAAAGAAGAGCGTGAACGAGGGACTTTGGTATATCTGGAGCCAGGTGAAACGGTAAAATATGAAATCAGGTTGAACCTCAGTTAA